The genomic region TACCGCGTTACCGTAAACCCGATCTCCGCCGCGAGGTCCAGCGTATTCGGCAGCCGGCCGCGCAGGGTGTAGCGACCGGGCGCCAGCGGGGTTCCGTCCTGGTTTTGCAGCGGGACGTCGTAACTGTAGGTGAGGCCGGTCTCAGTCAAAGTCCGCTTCATGACGAACATCGGGAACATACGCCCCTTTGCGTAGTCCCAGACGATGTTTCCTGAAGCGTCCGCCACCTGCCACTCGTACTGCTGGCCGCCGCCGGTGTAGGTGACGGGGGCTCCGGTATGGTTGAACACGGACAGGACGGCGTGGATATACGGCTTCGTCGCCGCCGCAGCCGAAGCGGGATATGCGGTCTGGTCGATGCCCAGGATCATTCCATAGGAGCCGCCGGAGCCGCTGACGGTGTGTGACTGCGCCATGGCGGAGGCGCCGGCGGGCGCGGAGGCTGGCTTGACTGTTTTTGGATGTCCCGCCGTCAGCACGGCGGCGGCGGCGAGAATTGCGATCTGTCCCATCGTACGCATGGCGTTTCCTCCTCTCCAATACTCGCCTTGACGACATGAAGGAACGAGATGTTCCCGGCGGCGGCGAGTATAATGAGGAAAAGACGACATCTCTTCCCGAACACACCGCCCGGCGGCCGCCGCTGGGATTGAGGCGATA from Capsulimonas corticalis harbors:
- a CDS encoding BsuPI-related putative proteinase inhibitor; translated protein: MRTMGQIAILAAAAVLTAGHPKTVKPASAPAGASAMAQSHTVSGSGGSYGMILGIDQTAYPASAAAATKPYIHAVLSVFNHTGAPVTYTGGGQQYEWQVADASGNIVWDYAKGRMFPMFVMKRTLTETGLTYSYDVPLQNQDGTPLAPGRYTLRGRLPNTLDLAAEIGFTVTR